In the Melanotaenia boesemani isolate fMelBoe1 chromosome 14, fMelBoe1.pri, whole genome shotgun sequence genome, ACTTAATGcagttatatatattttatacactGGTAATTGTTCACAGCTTCTCAGGTTGTGGAACGTTCTGGATTATCTGATGTATGAACCATCATGCTGGAGagtatttttaaatgtctgtttttcatttgaatcagatgcTGAGTAAGAAGTTAGTTCTAGTACCCACTAGAACTTTTTTATTCAAGTTATAGCTCAGATAAAGCTGTTCATGTGTTCCACATGAGTGATGAGAAGATTAACATAGATGTGTTCATTTAACATATCCCCTTGTAAGTGAGCACATCCATATCTGATGTGCCCGTGAAAAGCTGATTTGTGTGACAGGGACTTCAGACTGACATGCTGCACAGAGTTTAACTCCAGTTCAGTTGACATAAAgcataaaactgaacaaaaggTGCTTCTCAAAGTGACTGGTATGGTTCCTTATAAATAGTACTATTTTTTTTAGGTTATGAAAGACTCCTCCCTTGAATTTGAAAGCAAATGTAAAATGGGTCACCTTTCAGTTACACCCAAaataagcataatttaaaatataaactcaaTAGCCTTTAGATAGCTGTTTAACAGTCATTTATAATGGTGTTTATACTTTTCCATCAGATTAAGATGCTAACAACTTATGAACATTTGCACACATGctgcacatgcatatatacatgcatattaAACCAACGTTGATCAATCTTATCTCTCTTGAGAATCATCCTTGAATTGtcaccaaaagaaaaactatgTCCTTAGAAGCAAAGATCTGTTGGCAAAATGTGATGATGAGTCCCGTCATCTGCACATCAGCATTTAGAAAGATCTCCGTCCACATCAAAGCACACAGATAAAGCATGGCCACCTTGTTGACAGTGTTTTCTTCCCACCTTGAGGCTTTGAGTTTTGTGGTGCTTGAGTGTTACTATATGTTGTAGTGTGCACCATGACAAAAGTCCCAGGTACCTCTTTATTACTAGTTGGTGGGTAACAGCACGTTTATGtgcaaacaagtaaaaaaaaagcattaaaaatgttaaaatgcatCAGGGACTCTAAAGACCCTCTggatttctttttcagaaagtgtttcattaaaaaaatgaaaaaatccaTGTGAGGATTTAAAACCTACTATatgtttgtcatcatcatcatcattatcatcatttacctttagaaatctaaataaactatcttattttatttaacttaaatacATTCTGCAAtaaatctctaaaaaaaaaaattaccataaACTCACTGAACCCTTTTTATATCAGTACACTATCAAATCTGCCTTGAAGGTTTTATTGCAGATTGGGAGTCTCAAACTATTATATTGATTGATCATTAACTTATATTCACACCATTCATTTCAGATATAAAATCATGTGTAGTTACAGCCCTATCACTTGTGTATCCCTGACTTTGAACACAGACTATTTCAGCTGCCAATAAACATGCATGATAGAGCTGTGGACCTGAGAGTGTGTgagtaaaagtgtgtgtgcaccAATGCACACACGACTCTGGGTGAAAATAATGCATGCAATAAGAACtatatacattttaatatttatcttaAAGTGAGATTTTTACAGTTTGGGTCACTGAAGCTTTTATGCAACACTTTTGGAGATAGACAGCAAGACAGAGATCGTTAGAGCCCAAATGATGagagaaactggaaaaatattgtttatttctCACATCTGTTcactaaaacatgaaaaattaaacataagtAATTAAAGATTTGTTTGTTACGGcacaaaattatattaaatgtaaactttTTGAACCAAACAAGTACAATAAATGGATGGTGTTGTTTCATTTACAACCACAAGGGGGCGGTTGGCCTGATTTTACAGTAGTTCCACCTATAGTTCAGAATAAATCCTGATTGTTAAACCcacttaacatttttatgacTATTTAATGGTTTACTTATGAGCTTCAACCCAAGAAATTTGAAAGCttatgttgtaaaaaaaataaaataaaataaaaaataaatacaagtcAGTTAAAATTAGATGAAGGAAAACTGAAGATGTGAGAAACTTTCCGTCTTTCCTCAAtcatagctgtttttttttttttgtttgtttgttttttttgtttttttttttttgttttggtttttttttggtttgttttgggttttttttttttttttttttcagttttatataaataacTCAACGAATGATTTCTTATCACCTTGATAAGAATGTCAGCGGGTACCGCGAGCAGATGCGCCGCACAGGTGCTGAAGCTTTGACCATGTAGGTGTGCAACCTTTGCACCGCATGCGGCGGGCGCTCGCTCGGCTCGCTCGGAGCGGTGCTATAAAAGCGGAGCTCAGCGAGGATGTGAGCGTCAGGTAGACCAGGTGAAGACTCCTGCTCTCAGCTCCGGATACACACACGCGCTCTTAGCTGCAGGTGCGTACTTTACTTGTCACTGTTTTCTTATAGAAAAAcacgtgattttttttttttttttttacacagcttCAGTATATTGAATAGCGTAATTTATCGCCTTTTAACAATAGCCTAAATACACGTTCAAGTGATGAAAGCTTAATAACTACAACATTTGTGTTTATAACTACGCttttgtaacttttttaacAGCCATGGCTCCAAGACCACAAGAAGGGACAGATTCCTCCTCCTCTATGAGTACGTCCTTTTCCTGGTTCATTGTAAACCTTCTTGAGCAACATATTCAACTTATTTTCCTCAAACATTCCCTCCTGCCTTAGGTAACAAAGCTCGGGATAAAGAAGAAACCATGCCACCAGCTTGTTCCACCTTAGATCTGGTGTGTGAGGAGCCCCCTGAAGAAGATCCCTGGGATCTCCCAGACCTCAAATACACGGGGATCAAATGGTCAGGTGAGGCAGGTCTTAATAACTAGTCCTGCTCAGGGCTGACACCCTCACAAACGTTGACAGAgtgtttggtgttttttgtttttcctacaGAGTTGGATACAAAAGGAAAGATTATGAGAGTGCTGACTGCTATATTGAAGCTGGTTCTGCTTCTTGGACTTCTGTACATGTTTATCTGCTCATTGGATATTCTCAGCTCTGCTTTCCAACTAgttggaggtaaaaaaaaagaaaaaagaaaaaagaaaaaagaaagaaagaaaatcagaattTACAGTCAGTGCTGTTAGTCATACCCATCTCATCTATTTCATTTGTTCTGTACCACGACCAGTGAAGAGCTCGTGTAATGCATCCGGAGTGCTGTGTTATTAACCTGAAGATGTTTTCAGGTAAAGCCGCCGGTGACATCTTCCAGGACAATGCTGTGTTGTCCAACCCTGTGGCTGGTCTTGTGATTGGAGTGTTAGTCACAGTGCTGGTTCAGAgctccagcacctcctcctctaTTGTTGTCAGCATGGTGTCCTCTGGCTGTAAGTAGACACATGACTTTACTGACTTTAGATAGTAAATACACACATAATGCAGCAAATCTGCACATTTGAGAAGCTGGAATCATCACTGCCTTTCAGTTGGTCGCTGCATCTTCAGGATATGACACAATGCCTTAAAgctatgtttgtttttcagtgctgGAGGTCAAGTCTGCAGTGCCGATCATCATGGGAGCCAACATCGGAACATCAGTCACCAATACTATCGTAGCTATGATGCAAGCAGGAGACCGAAATGAGTTTCGCAGGTAACCCAAAGCAagttatgattaaaaaaaagaatcagaaaGGCTGATGCCATGTGTTCACAAGCAGGTTCCTGCACTTTTTAGGGCTTTTGCAGGAGCTACAGTGCATGATTTCTTCAACTGGCTGTCTGTGCTGATTCTTCTGCCCTTGGAAGTAGCCACTGGAGTTCTGTACAAACTCACCCACCTTCTGATCGAATCTTTCAACATCCAGAGCGGAGACAACGCTCCCGATCTGCTCAACGTCATCACAGACCCTCTTACAGACTCCATTATTGAGGTGATAATGACACCAACAAGATGATGCAGAATTAATGTTAAAgcaaaaaaatttgttttaaataaaccatTTCTCTAAGCTGGACAAATCCGTCATTACTGGCGTTGCGACTGGTGATCCAGCAGCAAGAAACAAGAGTCTGGTGAAGAGATGGTGCAAAACACTAACCAACACGGTAACAGTCTGATATTTTCCTCATATTGTGACCACAGTGACTCCGTTGTTAGATCATGCTTTATAAAAAGACAAGTCTTAGAATGATTATCATCTGCAGTTGCATTATTTTCTGGGGCTGATTCTTGTTTTTGTCGTCTCTCTCAGAGTATCGTGAATACTACTGTGACCGAATGCCCTGCAGGTGCTGTCTGCTGGGAGGAGGGAAACCAGACCATTACCCAGATTAACTCAACTGTGACCGAAAACCTAGAGAAATGTAAGCGTGCCTCCATTTGGAGAGAAAAGGGACACGCACACAGCAGTTACCTGTTGCATTAAAGCTCAGTTGAAATATGAGAGCTGTTCAGTTACAGCCACCTCCTTCATGCAGACCCTCTGATGTCAGGACAAAGCCTACCTTTGAGATGCTAAGTTTATACCCTCCCTTCTTCAGTCTACCTGTTCAATAGTTCCTTTCATGGTTTTTTCAGGCATCTTAGTGCCACATGACCATAAAATAGATTGCTTCTTCACTTTTCTGCCTCAGCACGATCAAATACCATCAGAAAGTTATAATCCCTTACATGCCAGCCACAGTTTGCTTCACatatacagtaaatacacaTTTCTCCTACAAAACCTAATTCTTACTGTTCATAGTTGTTACATAATTTAAGTCCAGAGTTGACGCTTCACCTCTTCAACTGTCCTTTGCAGGCAAACACATCTTTGCCAATGTTAACTTGCCAGACCTCGCCGTCGGCCTCATTCTCCTGGCTCTGTCTCTGCTCGTCCTCTGCACCTGCCTCATCCTCATTGTCAAGCTCCTCAACTCCATGCTGAAAGGACAGGTGGCTGTGGTCATCAAGAAGGTCATCAACACAGGtacagaaatgaaagaaatatgcTCTGACCGGCCTGTTTGATAGTCAGCACACCTGTTTTGGTGGTGATGCTTGATGAGCAGCACAGGTACAGCCCCCCCTGTTGCTTCTAGCCCACCTCCAGGTCCAGCAGTCCTGCTGTGTGATGCACAAAGCTCAGGCACAAGtcctgtttttaacagaaatccTCTTTGCTTTGACTAAGTCATCATAAAGTGCTTACTTCATCATGTaaccttgtttttctgttttactacAGACTTCCCGTTCCCCTTCAGCTGGGTGACCGGCTATATTGCTATTTTGGTGGGAGCAGGAATGACCTTTATTGTTCAGAGTAGTTCCGTCTTCACCTCAGCTATTACACCTCTTGTTGGTAAGTCACCATTAACACAATGATTACACtctgttaatattttaattcacACCAGGACTTAAATCTTGTTCTTCTTTCAACAGGAATTGGTGTCATTAGTCTTGAGAGAGCTTATCCTCTGACACTGGGGTCAAACATCGGTACAACAACCACATCCATACTTGCTGCTATGGCCAGTCCTGGAGAAACCTTATCAAACTCTCTGCAGGTacgatgttttttaaatgtcttttaataAGCCTGTTTACAATCAGACATGTTGTgcaagttcatgcttctcatgaactagttcaaagttcagttctcaCAAGTTAAAAAGGATAGTTTATGTTCATAGTTCACCAATTCAATTttaactagttcaaagttcagctcatttaaaatgttttttaggttggaagtgagaatgaaagactggacagaagaaaaaaaaagaaattcaaatgtGACTTGCAATGTAGTCAGTTATATTAGACCTTAAATTCTATCACACAATAAATATGTATGTGGAACAGATGTgtgggaaaggaaaaaaaaaacaacctctgTCAGGGCTATAGAAGTTCAGTTTTTGTTGAACAGTTATGTTTAGCTTTATCTCGTCTCTAAAttcaaagcaagaaaaaaatgctgcaaaatgtagaaatattatAAGATACACTCTCATACGGGAAATAAGATGATTTAATTCCATGCTTCCATGAGGTTGACTATCTTTCAGCAGTCTCAAACCAGAATGGGAAATATATAGTTGGTTTAGTTTAGattagtttattatttaggACCCCAAATAGCTACAGCGTGGCTGCAGCTATTCTTCCTAGGGTCTGTTAACAAAACAGCTTCACAAAGAAGGCTCAAAATAGTAAAATTACAACAATGCCTACGTCTAATTGTGTTATGCATCGTATGAAGCTATCAGGCATGCTCAAAAATGGTATAATTGCTCTAAAAACGTAACATGCTGTACATCTTGCTGGATGGTGGTGTGATACCACAGGTTTGAACCCATTTTGACCCGATGTTATCAGACTTTTCAGTTTACATCAGccattaaaaaataacacagttACATTTGTGTGACTTCCTTGCAATGCTTCTGTCCTTTGGACATGTGGTCATACATattaaacacatacatacatacatacatattattGTTAAATTTTTAGTGTTGTACTAGTTGTGTATCTCAGCTAATTTTGGGGGTTTTAGGGATTTCCATTAgattccatccacccatccattttcttccacttatctggggtcaggtcATGGGGGCAGCAACCTAAGCAtgaaagcccagacttccctctccgcAGCCACAATCACCAGTTCGTCTGGGAGATCCCGatgcagtccacctagcaggatccacaagatcatgaaatcacaggaggagtggagaatcacaagattccaGTCCAGGGGAAGGGAGAGGGgagcgatgctgcagaggcgtgtcaaccaggACAGCCCTACAgtatccagagccttaaggaactccagACAGACCTCATCCATccctggggccctgccactgaggagctttttaaccacctcagcaacctcagccccagagacaGGAGTTCCTCTTatcctgccgatacccatcagcggCCTTCAGAGTGCAACAGGCCAAAAAGGcacaataggactccttctttagcatgacggcatccctcactgctggtgtccaccaacaagatCTGGGATTtctgccacgacaggcaccgatgaccttaCGCCCACAGCTCCAgctggctgcctcaacaatacaggcatggaacacagcccactcagactctatgtcccctgcctcacctaggacatggttgaagctctgccggagatgggagttgaaactcatTCTGACAagggactccgccagacgttcccagcagaccctcacaacatgtttGGGTCTGCCaagcctgactggcatcctctcCTGTCTTCTAAACCAACTCACCACCATGTGGTGATCAGTTTAAAGCTCTGCCCCTCTcctcacccgagtgtccaagacatgcagctGCAAGAGTGATGATAACACTACATCTAgactagagtgtcctggtgccaagtgcacatgtagACACTCTTATGCCCAAAcatggtgtttgttatggacaatccatgacaagcgTATAAGTCCAATACAAAACACCagtcggattcagatcagggggtcTGTTCCTCCCAGTCACGCCCCTTCAGGTCTCaatgtcattgcccatgtgagtattgaagtcccccagcagaacgatgGAGTCCCTCCTTCCCCGCCAGGGAGGTGATGTTCTATGTCCTTAGAGCTAGCTTgtgcagccaaggatcagatCGCCAGGGTCCCACCTTTGGCCCCTATGGCCCCTGACCCCTATGgaccctcctgcaggtggtgagcccacagaaGGGGGGGCCCATGTCCCCCTTTCAAGCTGAGCTCAatcgggccccatgggcaaaggcccagtcACTGAGCACTCACCTCCATGCCCTACTTCCAAGCCTGGCTCCCCAGAGTGGCCCCAgtgtctgggcaagggaaacctggatcgACCGTTTTTACTCATCATAGCGGTCTATTGAGCTGCACTTTGTCTGGTGCCTCCCCAATAGATAATACAGGGGCATGTAGACCctacaacatagctcctaggatgGTCAGGACGCCCAAACTCCTCCACGGTAAGACAGCGGCTCAGGGGGGAACCATTAGATTATGTACAGATATTCAGTCATCAGAGGAGGCATCATATTAAACTTTTAAGAGTACATTTATGCTAGGAACACAATCAAAATCAAATGGTTGACAGACAGTAACCCTGTTGCTTATGCATTTAAATACCTGCATAACAGATGAAATATGATGTTAACTGCTGATTTGATTGTAACACAACAATGGTGAATGTAATACACCAGCAAATCCAAATATCCAGGCTCAGGGAGCTCtcacaaaatgctttacactgtatgtttagttattttattcatattcatgtgaatgtgacctttttttatgttttttctttagattgCACTTTGCCACTTCTTCTTTAACATCATGGGCATCTTGCTGTGGTATCCGATCCCAATCACGCGAGTACCAATCAGATTGGCCAGAGGGCTGGGGAACCGAACAGCCAAGTACCGCTGGTTTGCTGCTCTCTACCTCATCCTGTGCTTCTTGGTTTTCCCTCTGAGTGTATTCGGCCTGTCAATGGC is a window encoding:
- the LOC121653682 gene encoding sodium-dependent phosphate transport protein 2B-like — translated: MAPRPQEGTDSSSSMSNKARDKEETMPPACSTLDLVCEEPPEEDPWDLPDLKYTGIKWSELDTKGKIMRVLTAILKLVLLLGLLYMFICSLDILSSAFQLVGGKAAGDIFQDNAVLSNPVAGLVIGVLVTVLVQSSSTSSSIVVSMVSSGLLEVKSAVPIIMGANIGTSVTNTIVAMMQAGDRNEFRRAFAGATVHDFFNWLSVLILLPLEVATGVLYKLTHLLIESFNIQSGDNAPDLLNVITDPLTDSIIELDKSVITGVATGDPAARNKSLVKRWCKTLTNTSIVNTTVTECPAGAVCWEEGNQTITQINSTVTENLEKCKHIFANVNLPDLAVGLILLALSLLVLCTCLILIVKLLNSMLKGQVAVVIKKVINTDFPFPFSWVTGYIAILVGAGMTFIVQSSSVFTSAITPLVGIGVISLERAYPLTLGSNIGTTTTSILAAMASPGETLSNSLQIALCHFFFNIMGILLWYPIPITRVPIRLARGLGNRTAKYRWFAALYLILCFLVFPLSVFGLSMAGWQVLVGVGVPIIVLLIFVIIVNVMQSRCPRYLPKALRNWDFLPRPLHSMAPWDAALTRALGFCGKHCCCCCRCSNCCRKDEEDGKISRSNRKSLEMYDNPAMCKDEDVNATHL